One window from the genome of Paenibacillus azoreducens encodes:
- a CDS encoding thiamine pyrophosphate-dependent enzyme, whose amino-acid sequence MNMQIQEATKQKMPAAQTAVFESGNEMAAMAAAQINYHIMGYFPITPSTEIAQYLDMMRTRGEHDIKLIPADGEHGSAGICYGAAAAGARVFNATSANGFLYMIEQLPVQAGTRFPMVMNLVTRAVSGPLDIRGDHSDLYYGLNTGWVILTARSPQAVYDLNIMALRIAEHADVRLPVIVAYDGFFTSHQKRRVQIFTKRETVRGFVGEQPPEFPHVLDENKPIVVGAYMNGDDLMNNHFQQSNAMYRAGEVFKEVAEEYAALSGRSYSPLDLYRMEDAEVALFLLNSAAESSKDVVDRLRAKGIKAGVISPNILRPFPAREIREALTGVKALLVGERADSYGAQGGNLTHEVKAALQEIRGPQPIVLSRIFGLGGKDYYADDAEAFFALTLEAMELGYAKVPFDYYGQTPGDEAQKLQSVIAPMNGDSFKSGLITVKVDEATNKLSVKAPPMRSLAAKPKRFASGHGACPGCGIFPALELFFKGIEGNVVTLFHTGCAYITTTGYPYNSHKQSFIHNLFQNGPATLSGTVEAFLEKKRRGEIEVPEDFTFVMVTGDGGMDIGMGSAIGTALRGHNLIILEYDNEGYMNTGAQLSYSTPLGHMTSTSGVGKQQQGKTFHHKDTVQMMAAAHIPYVFTGTEAFPQDLVRKAAKAQWYAQNVGTVYGKLLITCPLNWKSDDKEGENIVRAAVNSCFFPLYEVEQGQTNITYDPEAKNKRVPLGEWLKYMGKSRHLLKEENKEMLSEFEQEVERRWLILKAKHEHPLL is encoded by the coding sequence ATGAACATGCAAATCCAAGAAGCAACAAAGCAAAAGATGCCGGCCGCTCAAACGGCGGTCTTCGAATCGGGCAACGAAATGGCCGCCATGGCGGCGGCCCAGATCAACTATCACATTATGGGGTATTTTCCGATCACACCGTCTACGGAAATCGCCCAATATCTTGACATGATGCGTACGCGCGGCGAACACGACATCAAGCTGATTCCGGCCGACGGCGAACACGGATCGGCGGGGATCTGCTACGGCGCGGCCGCAGCCGGAGCTCGGGTATTCAACGCCACCAGCGCGAACGGTTTCCTGTATATGATCGAACAGCTGCCTGTGCAGGCGGGTACCCGCTTTCCGATGGTCATGAACCTGGTGACGCGGGCGGTCAGCGGCCCGCTGGATATCCGCGGCGACCATTCGGATCTTTATTACGGCCTGAACACGGGCTGGGTGATTCTGACCGCCCGTTCGCCGCAGGCGGTCTATGACCTGAATATCATGGCGCTGCGCATCGCCGAACATGCAGACGTACGCCTGCCGGTCATCGTGGCTTATGACGGATTTTTCACGTCGCACCAGAAACGCCGTGTGCAAATATTTACGAAGCGGGAAACCGTCCGCGGGTTTGTAGGGGAACAGCCGCCGGAATTCCCGCATGTGCTGGACGAGAACAAACCGATCGTCGTTGGGGCTTATATGAACGGCGACGACTTGATGAACAACCACTTCCAGCAGTCGAACGCCATGTACCGTGCGGGCGAGGTATTCAAGGAAGTGGCGGAGGAATACGCGGCTTTGTCCGGAAGATCCTATTCGCCGCTTGATTTGTACCGTATGGAAGACGCGGAGGTGGCTTTGTTCCTGCTCAATTCGGCGGCCGAATCCTCCAAAGACGTCGTGGACCGGCTGCGGGCGAAAGGGATCAAGGCGGGCGTGATCAGCCCGAATATTCTCCGGCCGTTCCCGGCAAGGGAAATCCGCGAGGCGCTGACGGGCGTCAAAGCGCTGCTGGTTGGCGAACGCGCCGATTCTTACGGCGCACAAGGGGGCAACCTGACGCATGAGGTCAAAGCGGCCCTACAGGAAATCCGTGGTCCGCAGCCCATTGTGCTGTCCCGCATATTCGGCCTTGGCGGGAAAGATTATTACGCGGATGACGCGGAAGCCTTTTTTGCCTTGACGCTAGAGGCCATGGAGCTGGGGTATGCCAAGGTACCGTTTGATTATTACGGCCAAACGCCGGGAGATGAGGCGCAAAAGCTGCAGTCGGTCATTGCGCCGATGAACGGCGACAGCTTTAAATCCGGCCTGATCACTGTAAAGGTGGATGAGGCGACGAACAAGCTGTCCGTTAAGGCGCCGCCGATGCGGTCGCTTGCCGCCAAACCGAAACGGTTTGCTTCTGGTCACGGAGCCTGCCCGGGCTGCGGTATTTTCCCGGCGCTGGAGCTTTTTTTCAAAGGGATCGAAGGCAATGTCGTCACGTTATTCCATACCGGCTGCGCTTATATCACCACAACGGGTTATCCGTATAACTCGCATAAGCAGAGCTTCATTCATAATTTGTTCCAGAACGGACCGGCGACGTTATCCGGCACGGTAGAGGCGTTCCTTGAGAAGAAACGCCGGGGGGAAATCGAAGTTCCCGAGGACTTTACTTTTGTCATGGTGACCGGCGACGGCGGCATGGACATTGGGATGGGTTCGGCCATCGGGACGGCGTTGCGTGGCCATAACCTGATCATTCTGGAATACGATAATGAAGGCTACATGAATACTGGTGCACAGCTTTCGTATTCTACGCCTTTAGGCCACATGACCAGTACGTCCGGCGTCGGCAAACAACAGCAGGGCAAAACGTTCCATCACAAAGATACGGTGCAAATGATGGCCGCGGCGCATATTCCGTACGTATTTACGGGGACGGAGGCATTCCCGCAGGACCTTGTGAGAAAGGCGGCAAAAGCGCAGTGGTACGCCCAGAATGTAGGTACCGTCTACGGCAAGCTGCTGATCACATGCCCGCTAAACTGGAAGTCCGACGACAAAGAAGGGGAAAACATCGTTCGCGCGGCCGTGAATTCATGCTTTTTCCCGCTGTATGAAGTGGAACAGGGACAGACGAACATTACGTACGATCCGGAGGCGAAGAACAAACGGGTACCGCTCGGCGAATGGCTGAAATATATGGGCAAATCAAGACATCTGCTCAAGGAAGAAAATAAAGAAATGCTTAGCGAATTTGAACAAGAAGTGGAGCGGCGTTGGTTGATTTTGAAAGCGAAGCATGAGCATCCGCTGCTTTAG
- a CDS encoding DUF4317 domain-containing protein has product MNKKEVAHIRKQFKLDNHLMQIYDILNVYIMKETNEIYHWERNPFGLVDREKQELYMGNFKKLLTGELDHKLFELKFQEEAEDQKDPSRVLLHQAIQTGDPEEWQDLMLLLVDKMMEDTTYERDTVITFVRGQYYRPTKARNEEAEETGNDEVFGHPFILCSVNSTEKQRKALLFDYVEKEFKYNIIVDPIIKLSTPEEGFFYPSVTDNYSDVNRVLYCTGKSNDPNERFISEVLNAKRSVTALEERAIFEDIVKEVAGEQLDSATIAHVYEEIHHVIESHQDEEEPPKLDYTDVERVLTASGVENVTKDAVERAFETIVDDKNYELKAKSVIPKFTSKSIKIDTKVATITISPQDLRYIKQVSFQGKRCIMIEVDEDAVIEGFTLSTETLLEKAD; this is encoded by the coding sequence ATGAACAAGAAAGAAGTCGCGCACATACGCAAGCAGTTTAAGCTGGATAATCATTTGATGCAAATTTACGATATTCTGAACGTGTACATTATGAAGGAAACGAACGAAATCTATCACTGGGAGCGGAATCCTTTTGGGTTAGTGGACCGGGAGAAGCAGGAGCTGTACATGGGCAATTTCAAAAAGCTGCTGACCGGTGAATTGGATCATAAGCTGTTCGAGCTCAAGTTTCAGGAGGAAGCGGAAGATCAGAAAGACCCTTCGCGGGTGCTGCTTCACCAAGCTATCCAGACGGGCGATCCGGAGGAGTGGCAGGATCTGATGCTGCTGCTCGTAGACAAAATGATGGAGGACACGACGTATGAACGGGATACGGTCATCACGTTCGTACGCGGACAATACTACCGGCCGACCAAGGCGCGGAATGAGGAAGCCGAGGAGACAGGGAATGACGAAGTGTTCGGGCATCCGTTCATTCTATGCAGCGTGAACTCTACGGAGAAGCAGCGGAAGGCGCTTTTGTTCGACTATGTGGAGAAAGAGTTTAAGTACAATATTATTGTAGATCCGATTATCAAGCTCAGCACACCGGAGGAAGGGTTCTTTTATCCCAGCGTGACGGACAATTATTCCGACGTGAACCGGGTTTTATACTGTACGGGAAAATCGAATGATCCGAATGAGCGTTTCATTTCGGAGGTGTTGAATGCAAAGCGGTCTGTGACGGCACTGGAAGAGCGAGCGATCTTTGAAGACATCGTGAAGGAAGTGGCGGGCGAACAGCTGGACTCAGCCACGATCGCACACGTGTACGAGGAGATTCATCATGTGATTGAATCCCACCAGGACGAGGAAGAACCTCCGAAGCTGGATTATACCGATGTGGAACGCGTGCTGACCGCAAGCGGCGTAGAAAATGTGACCAAGGATGCCGTGGAGCGGGCGTTTGAAACCATCGTTGACGATAAGAACTATGAACTGAAGGCGAAAAGCGTTATTCCTAAATTCACTTCCAAATCGATCAAGATCGATACCAAGGTAGCCACGATTACGATCAGCCCACAGGATTTAAGGTATATTAAACAGGTGAGCTTTCAAGGCAAACGCTGCATTATGATTGAGGTTGACGAAGATGCCGTCATCGAGGGCTTTACGCTGAGCACAGAGACGTTGTTGGAAAAGGCGGATTGA
- a CDS encoding helix-turn-helix domain-containing protein: MRDQSIIIKQVIGKTIKAIRIKKSLSQEDLAHECNVDRSYISMIEVGRNEPSVTKIFELCKGLKIKPSDFFKLVESEYEKIQEKSGEI; this comes from the coding sequence TTGAGAGATCAGTCCATTATTATCAAGCAAGTCATCGGAAAAACCATCAAGGCTATACGTATCAAAAAGAGTTTAAGCCAAGAGGATCTGGCGCATGAATGCAATGTGGATCGATCCTATATTTCCATGATTGAAGTCGGCAGGAATGAACCTTCTGTCACAAAAATATTTGAACTTTGCAAAGGTCTAAAAATCAAACCATCGGATTTTTTCAAGCTGGTTGAAAGTGAGTACGAAAAGATCCAAGAGAAGAGCGGAGAAATATAA
- a CDS encoding aspartyl-phosphate phosphatase Spo0E family protein gives MIPLLAVLEEEKQKLNELGRRSLEQGIPLFQNDALQAQSRKVDELIVRLQREAELEKEPNKLTIKGR, from the coding sequence ATGATTCCTTTACTTGCTGTATTAGAGGAAGAAAAGCAGAAACTAAATGAACTTGGTCGTAGATCTCTTGAGCAGGGAATCCCTCTATTTCAAAATGATGCACTTCAGGCTCAAAGCAGGAAAGTGGATGAATTGATCGTCCGATTGCAGAGGGAAGCTGAACTTGAGAAAGAACCAAACAAACTCACTATCAAGGGACGTTAA
- a CDS encoding immunity protein YezG family protein, with the protein MGKSLGSQFTMKLTSEGKLHIEYDYTKWGESNFGPSDRLEYWESKYLNNIPQNGSDRIKIERMKKFEKDN; encoded by the coding sequence ATGGGCAAGAGCCTTGGTTCTCAATTCACTATGAAACTTACCTCTGAAGGAAAATTACATATAGAATATGATTATACTAAGTGGGGCGAATCAAATTTTGGACCCTCAGATAGGTTGGAATATTGGGAAAGTAAGTATCTAAATAATATTCCACAAAATGGGAGTGATAGAATTAAAATCGAAAGAATGAAAAAATTTGAAAAGGATAATTGA
- a CDS encoding immunity protein YezG family protein, producing MEKKMNDLYRIIAETIDQMIPVEWAEFYFNGEVENGEGGVFFFFKPINVDDYVYSLDIPNKYNINSNEYNQLENRLFKTTNDLKNIFLENGQEPWFSIHYETYL from the coding sequence ATGGAAAAAAAGATGAATGATTTATATAGAATAATTGCGGAAACAATAGATCAGATGATACCGGTTGAATGGGCTGAGTTTTATTTTAATGGTGAGGTTGAAAATGGAGAAGGAGGAGTTTTCTTTTTCTTTAAGCCTATTAATGTGGACGATTATGTTTATTCCTTAGACATACCAAACAAATACAATATAAATTCGAATGAATATAATCAATTAGAGAATAGATTATTTAAAACTACAAATGACCTGAAGAATATATTTTTAGAAAATGGGCAAGAGCCTTGGTTCTCAATTCACTATGAAACTTACCTCTGA